One region of Citrus sinensis cultivar Valencia sweet orange chromosome 6, DVS_A1.0, whole genome shotgun sequence genomic DNA includes:
- the LOC102609407 gene encoding elongator complex protein 5, with amino-acid sequence MADTICRTLRDGGLEGEHAPALTIKDSKASPFGFDVFNYVLTQLSNHILAGKSQSRGLVVVAYSRSPSFYVDLLKRRGIDIASSHDWIHILDCYTDPLGWKNRLIDKDISQEASSLSSFCQDVRNLDKLYSLIIEQGKGLIGQGKDRFSIAIDLVSEMVRHASISSVAGILSNLRSHDQVSSIFWLLHSDLHEIKFTSVLEYLSSMVASVEPFNQAAFGQRVDLENLSMLEQNFRKGKFHVRFKRRNGRVRVMCEEILVELAGIKFTPVLSEDEIINQRLLPKVQFNLQLSEEERNERAKVVLPFEHQGNGKPIQIYDGRRSLGENKEEALVSTGKLQPDEDSGKGQIIYFRDSDDEMPDSDEDPDDDLDI; translated from the exons ATGGCTGACACTATCTGCAGAACACTTCGAGACGGAGGCTTAGAAGGAGAACACGCACCTGCCCTCACCATCAAAGACTCCAAAGCTTCACCCTTCGGTTTCGATGTATTTAATTACGTGCTTACCCAGCTCTCTAACCACATTTTGGCGGGAAAATCTCAGTCGag AGGCCTCGTTGTTGTTGCGTATTCTCGGAGCCCATCGTTTTATGTGGATTTGTTGAAGAGAAGAGGAATTGATATAGCTTCATCTCATGATTG GATTCACATATTGGATTGTTATACGGATCCACTTGGCTGGAAAAATCGGCTTATCGACAAGGACATCTCACAGGAAGCTTCATCTTTGTCTAGTTTTTGTCAGGATGTGAGAAATTTGGATAAGTTGTACTCTTTGATTATTGAACAGGGTAAag GATTGATTGGACAAGGGAAAGATCGCTTCTCTATTGCCATTGACTTG GTGAGCGAAATGGTTAGACATGCATCTATCTCATCCGTTGCAGGCATTTTAAGCAACCTCCGTAGCCACG ATCAAGTTTCTAGTATCTTTTGGTTGTTACATTCGGACCTTCATGAAATCAAGTTCACCTCTGTTCTTGAGTATTTGTCCTCAATGGTCGCTAGTGTTGAACCATTCAATCAAGCTGCATTTGGACAGAGAGTTGATTTGGAAAACCTCTCTATGCTTGAACAGAACTTTAGGAAAGGAAAGTTTCATGTTCGGTTTAAGCGAAGAAATGGACGAGTTCGAGTTATG TGTGAAGAAATACTTGTTGAGCTGGCAGGCATCAAATTTACACCAGTTTTGTCTGaagatgaaataattaatcaacGCCTTTTGCCAAAG GTGCAGTTTAATCTACAACTGTCAGAGGAGGAGCGAAACGAAAGGGCTAAGGTTGTGCTTCCTTTTGAGCACCAAG GAAATGGTAAACCTATACAAATTTATGATGGTCGAAGATCTCTGGGTGAGAACAAAGAGGAAGCACTTGTCTCAACTGGCAAATTGCAACCTGATGAGGACAGTGGCAAAggtcaaataatatattttcgtGATTCGGATGATGAGATGCCAGATTCAGATGAGGACCCGGATGATGATTTGGATATATAA